Proteins encoded by one window of Kribbella flavida DSM 17836:
- a CDS encoding CapA family protein, whose amino-acid sequence MATGDVLLHERLWTTARHDGSNGAWDFAPLLRGVKPLVQSADLAVCHLETPLGSPYSGYPLFQGPPQIAPALKQTGYDACTTASNHSFDKGAAGIDRTLRTLEQAGLRHSGTARTPREAETPTVVDVKGVKVALLSYTYGFNGMPYPGGETWRAGTLDPHRIKAMARKARDGGAGIVVVSAHWGDEYSATPNQQQRTLAAELLADSNIDLILGHHAHVVQPIQQLNGKWVVYGLGNLVAAHRTPAARKAEGLLVRFTFHRDGDRWRAAAPQYAPLLVTDTLPVRVLDVRRELAKPGVPAATRSRLQLAERRTTATVQQFTSAPKTL is encoded by the coding sequence GTGGCGACCGGTGACGTCCTGCTGCACGAACGTCTGTGGACGACCGCGCGCCACGACGGCAGCAACGGTGCCTGGGACTTCGCTCCTTTGCTGCGCGGCGTGAAACCCCTCGTTCAGTCAGCGGATCTCGCCGTCTGCCATCTCGAGACCCCGCTCGGCAGCCCGTACTCCGGCTACCCGCTGTTCCAGGGACCGCCGCAGATCGCGCCCGCGCTCAAGCAGACCGGGTACGACGCGTGCACGACCGCCAGCAACCACAGCTTCGACAAAGGGGCCGCCGGCATCGATCGCACCCTGCGCACGCTCGAGCAGGCCGGTCTGCGCCACTCCGGCACCGCCCGCACGCCGCGCGAGGCCGAGACGCCGACCGTCGTCGACGTGAAGGGCGTCAAGGTCGCTCTACTCAGCTACACCTACGGTTTCAACGGCATGCCCTATCCCGGCGGTGAGACCTGGCGGGCCGGCACGCTCGACCCGCACCGCATCAAGGCGATGGCGCGCAAGGCCCGGGATGGTGGCGCCGGCATCGTCGTGGTCAGTGCGCACTGGGGTGACGAGTACTCCGCCACGCCCAACCAGCAGCAGCGCACCCTCGCGGCGGAACTGCTTGCCGACAGCAACATCGACCTGATCCTCGGCCACCACGCGCACGTGGTCCAGCCGATCCAGCAGCTCAACGGCAAGTGGGTCGTCTACGGCCTGGGCAACCTCGTCGCCGCGCACCGCACTCCGGCCGCGCGGAAGGCCGAGGGCCTGCTGGTCCGGTTCACCTTCCACCGGGACGGTGATCGCTGGCGCGCGGCGGCACCGCAGTACGCGCCCTTGCTGGTCACCGACACCTTGCCGGTCCGCGTGCTCGACGTACGGCGTGAGCTGGCGAAGCCCGGGGTGCCGGCGGCGACCCGCAGCCGGCTGCAGCTGGCCGAGCGGCGGACCACCGCAACCGTGCAGCAGTTCACCAGCGCGCCGAAAACCCTTTGA
- the guaA gene encoding glutamine-hydrolyzing GMP synthase, which produces MTAAEHDLVLVVDFGAQYAQLIARRVREAKVYSEIVPHSMPVEEMLARHPKAIILSGGPQSVYAEGAPRVDSSLFDAGVPAFGICYGFQAMAQTLGGDVRRTGLREFGRTPVSVNAAGTLLAGIPADLNVWMSHGDAVHAPPAGFEVLAASSGAPVAAFEDLSRKLAGVQWHPEVLHSQAGQAVLEHFLYDIAGCSGDWTTSNVVDEQVELIRQQVGDKQVLCALSGGVDSAVAAALVSKAIGDQLTCVYVDHGLQRAGESDQIEKDFVAVTGTRLEVVEVEQQFLSALAGVTDPEQKRKIVGREFIRTFEATARKLDAERHIEFLVQGTLYPDVVESGGGTGAANIKSHHNVGGLPDDLQFSLIEPLRTLFKDEVRELGLALGLPEAMVYRHPFPGPGLSIRIVGEVTKDRLEILRAADLIARTELTAAGLDRDIWQFPVVLLADVRSVGVQGDGRTYGHPIVLRPVTSEDAMTADWARLPYEVLEKISTRITNEVDEVNRVTLDITSKPPGTIEWE; this is translated from the coding sequence GTGACCGCAGCAGAGCATGACCTCGTTCTCGTCGTCGACTTCGGCGCGCAGTACGCGCAGCTGATCGCGCGCCGGGTGCGCGAGGCGAAGGTGTACTCCGAGATCGTGCCGCACTCGATGCCGGTCGAGGAGATGCTCGCCCGTCACCCGAAGGCGATCATCCTGTCCGGCGGACCGCAGTCGGTGTACGCCGAGGGCGCGCCGCGGGTGGACTCGTCGCTGTTCGACGCGGGCGTGCCGGCGTTCGGGATCTGCTACGGGTTCCAGGCGATGGCGCAGACGCTCGGCGGCGACGTCCGGCGCACCGGGCTGCGCGAGTTCGGCCGTACCCCGGTCTCGGTGAACGCGGCCGGCACGCTGCTGGCCGGGATCCCCGCCGACTTGAACGTGTGGATGTCGCACGGTGACGCCGTGCACGCGCCGCCGGCCGGGTTCGAGGTGCTGGCCGCCTCGTCCGGGGCACCGGTCGCCGCGTTCGAGGACCTGAGCCGCAAGCTGGCGGGCGTCCAGTGGCACCCGGAGGTGCTGCACTCGCAGGCCGGGCAGGCCGTGCTCGAGCACTTCCTCTACGACATCGCCGGATGCTCCGGCGACTGGACCACGTCGAACGTGGTCGACGAGCAGGTCGAGCTGATCCGTCAGCAGGTCGGCGACAAGCAGGTCCTGTGCGCGCTGTCCGGCGGGGTCGACTCGGCGGTGGCTGCGGCGCTGGTGAGCAAGGCGATCGGCGACCAGCTGACCTGTGTGTACGTCGACCACGGGCTGCAGCGCGCCGGTGAGTCCGACCAGATCGAGAAGGACTTCGTCGCCGTCACCGGAACCCGGCTCGAGGTCGTCGAGGTGGAGCAGCAGTTCCTGAGCGCGCTGGCCGGCGTCACCGACCCGGAGCAGAAGCGCAAGATCGTCGGCCGGGAGTTCATCCGGACCTTCGAGGCGACCGCGCGCAAGCTGGACGCCGAGCGGCACATCGAGTTCCTGGTTCAGGGCACGCTGTACCCGGACGTGGTCGAGTCCGGCGGCGGCACCGGCGCGGCGAACATCAAGTCCCACCACAACGTCGGCGGGCTGCCGGACGACCTGCAGTTCAGCCTGATCGAGCCGCTGCGCACGCTGTTCAAGGACGAGGTTCGCGAGCTCGGCCTGGCGCTCGGGCTGCCCGAGGCGATGGTCTACCGGCACCCGTTCCCGGGGCCCGGTCTGAGCATCCGGATCGTCGGCGAGGTGACCAAGGACCGGCTGGAGATCCTCCGCGCGGCCGACCTGATCGCCCGCACCGAGCTGACCGCGGCCGGGCTGGACCGCGACATCTGGCAGTTCCCGGTGGTGCTGCTCGCCGACGTCCGCTCGGTCGGCGTCCAGGGCGACGGCCGCACCTACGGTCACCCGATCGTGCTCCGCCCGGTCACCAGCGAGGACGCCATGACCGCCGACTGGGCCCGGCTGCCGTACGAGGTGCTCGAGAAGATCTCCACCCGGATCACCAATGAGGTCGACGAGGTCAACCGCGTCACGCTGGACATCACCAGCAAGCCGCCGGGCACCATCGAGTGGGAGTGA
- a CDS encoding HSP90 family protein, giving the protein MGSENFRVDLQGVVDLLSHHLYSSPRVYLRELLQNAVDAITARRAGSPEAPGLVALAVDDQRLSISDTGIGLWPDEVRELLATIGRSSKRDEIGFARTEFLGQFGIGLLSAFMVADEIEVVTRPADGPTTRWNGTADGRYTIAEAPDRAETGTTVTLRARRGAEQWFKTATVVELVKLFGALLPLEITVNGERVTDGVAPWEGDGRADLVGYAQDQLGFTPFDVIPLNNPAAGLTGVAFVLPFAANPAERATHRVYLKRMLLAEGVEGLLPDWAFFVRAVIDTSELRPTASREALFDDVFLEATREALGEQLRGWMVRLGSTDPQKLDRFLGIHQLGVKALALHDDEMLRLVHRWLKFDTNHGRMTAAELHELRGTIRYVGTIEEFRQLAAVASAQNLTIVNGGYTYDAELLARLPDVVPGLTTQRFDPTELSTSFDSLDPQTELELRPFVRLAQEALDPVGCEVVVRAFDPASLSAIYLVDRSAQFATELRATRSRADALWSEVLGALDTHDDTRPQLVLNHRSPLVRRMAALSDPDLARLAVEGLYGHALMLGYHPIGPADSALVNRSFLGLLDQAVPTPEDPTR; this is encoded by the coding sequence ATGGGTAGCGAGAACTTCCGGGTGGATCTGCAGGGTGTGGTCGACCTGTTGAGTCATCACCTGTACAGCAGTCCGCGGGTGTACCTGCGGGAGTTGCTGCAGAACGCGGTGGACGCGATCACGGCGCGGCGGGCGGGTAGTCCGGAGGCGCCGGGGCTGGTCGCGCTCGCCGTCGACGACCAGCGGCTGAGCATCAGCGACACCGGGATCGGGCTGTGGCCGGACGAGGTGCGCGAGCTGCTGGCCACGATCGGGCGCAGCTCGAAGCGGGACGAGATCGGGTTCGCCCGGACGGAGTTCCTCGGCCAGTTCGGGATCGGGCTGCTGTCGGCGTTCATGGTGGCCGACGAGATCGAGGTGGTGACCCGGCCGGCCGACGGCCCGACCACCCGCTGGAACGGGACCGCCGACGGCCGCTACACGATCGCGGAGGCGCCCGACCGCGCCGAGACCGGTACGACGGTCACGCTGCGGGCCCGGCGCGGCGCCGAGCAGTGGTTCAAGACCGCCACCGTGGTCGAGCTGGTCAAGCTGTTCGGCGCGTTGCTGCCGCTGGAGATCACGGTCAACGGCGAGCGGGTCACCGACGGCGTCGCGCCGTGGGAGGGCGACGGCCGCGCCGACCTGGTCGGCTACGCGCAGGACCAGCTCGGTTTCACGCCGTTCGACGTGATCCCGCTGAACAACCCGGCCGCCGGGCTGACCGGTGTCGCGTTCGTGCTGCCGTTCGCGGCCAACCCGGCCGAGCGCGCCACCCACCGCGTCTACCTGAAGCGGATGCTGCTCGCCGAAGGGGTCGAGGGGCTGCTGCCCGACTGGGCGTTTTTCGTCCGTGCGGTGATCGACACCTCCGAGCTGCGCCCGACGGCCAGTCGCGAAGCGCTGTTCGACGACGTCTTCCTCGAGGCGACCCGCGAGGCGCTCGGCGAACAGCTGCGCGGCTGGATGGTCCGGCTGGGCAGCACCGACCCGCAGAAGCTGGACCGGTTCCTCGGCATCCACCAACTCGGCGTGAAGGCGCTGGCGCTGCACGACGACGAGATGCTGCGGCTGGTGCACCGCTGGCTGAAGTTCGACACCAACCACGGCCGGATGACCGCCGCCGAGCTGCACGAGCTGCGCGGCACGATCCGGTACGTCGGGACGATCGAGGAGTTCCGCCAACTGGCCGCGGTCGCGTCGGCGCAGAACCTGACCATCGTCAACGGCGGCTACACCTACGACGCGGAGCTGCTCGCGCGACTGCCCGACGTCGTACCCGGCCTGACCACGCAGAGGTTCGATCCGACCGAGCTGAGCACCAGCTTCGACAGCCTGGACCCGCAGACCGAGCTGGAGCTGCGCCCGTTCGTCCGGCTGGCCCAGGAGGCGCTGGACCCGGTCGGCTGCGAGGTGGTCGTTCGCGCGTTCGACCCGGCGAGCCTGTCGGCCATCTACCTGGTCGACCGGTCCGCGCAGTTCGCCACCGAGCTGCGCGCCACCAGGAGCCGTGCGGACGCGCTGTGGTCCGAAGTGCTCGGCGCACTGGACACCCACGACGACACCCGTCCGCAGCTGGTGCTCAACCACCGCAGCCCGCTCGTACGCCGGATGGCCGCGCTGAGCGATCCGGACCTCGCCCGGCTGGCGGTCGAAGGCCTGTACGGGCACGCGCTGATGCTCGGCTACCACCCGATCGGCCCGGCGGATTCCGCACTGGTGAACAGGTCGTTCCTCGGTCTGCTGGACCAGGCCGTTCCTACTCCGGAGGACCCGACGCGATGA
- a CDS encoding endonuclease/exonuclease/phosphatase family protein, whose product MALTVGTFNLNNLFDRWNFAGAVEVLAQGSSTVPATYTFDDEHRRRLQLDGRGKLLVSKPAADTDRIAQRLLEADVDVWVVQEIENVDVLREFNREHLNGAYRHVMVIDGNDATRFIDIGILSRRPIGGVTSYQRVFHPDLPSRPVFSRDLVEVEILDDRGRKLLTVFGTHLKSKFVDFTVPDPAAAAAESDLLRTRQAETITRIIASRMSTRQRYLLCGDMNDVPGSPTLAAFEQAGLVDALRTPKEVGAVKTKVELPTDPAWTSTFKASGQPRSFDLIDQIWLSPALAPKLTAAWIGRRRKLARDGTDHDPAWISLDI is encoded by the coding sequence ATGGCGCTCACGGTGGGGACCTTCAATCTGAACAACCTCTTCGACCGGTGGAACTTCGCCGGCGCGGTGGAGGTGCTGGCGCAGGGGTCGAGCACGGTGCCGGCGACCTACACCTTCGACGACGAGCACCGGCGGCGGCTGCAGCTGGACGGGCGCGGCAAGCTGCTGGTGTCCAAGCCGGCCGCGGACACCGACCGGATCGCGCAGCGGCTGCTCGAGGCCGACGTGGACGTGTGGGTGGTGCAGGAGATCGAGAACGTCGACGTGCTGCGGGAGTTCAACCGCGAGCACCTGAACGGCGCGTACCGGCACGTGATGGTGATCGACGGCAACGACGCGACCCGGTTCATCGACATCGGCATCCTGTCCCGGCGGCCGATCGGCGGGGTGACCAGCTACCAGCGGGTCTTCCACCCCGACCTGCCGTCGCGGCCGGTGTTCTCCCGCGACCTGGTCGAGGTGGAGATCCTGGACGACCGCGGCCGCAAGCTGCTGACCGTGTTCGGCACGCACCTGAAGTCCAAGTTCGTCGACTTCACCGTGCCCGACCCGGCCGCCGCGGCCGCCGAGTCCGACCTGCTGCGGACCCGGCAGGCCGAGACGATCACCCGGATCATCGCGAGCCGGATGAGCACCCGCCAGCGGTACCTGCTCTGCGGCGACATGAACGACGTTCCCGGCTCGCCCACGCTCGCGGCGTTCGAGCAGGCCGGGCTGGTCGACGCGCTGCGCACGCCCAAGGAGGTCGGCGCGGTGAAGACGAAGGTCGAGCTGCCGACGGACCCGGCCTGGACGTCGACGTTCAAGGCGTCCGGCCAGCCGCGCAGCTTCGACCTGATCGACCAGATCTGGCTCAGTCCGGCACTTGCCCCGAAACTGACCGCGGCCTGGATCGGCCGCCGCCGCAAACTGGCCCGCGACGGCACCGACCACGACCCAGCATGGATCTCGCTCGACATCTAG
- the bioD gene encoding dethiobiotin synthase, giving the protein MSRVLFVTGTDTGVGKTVVTAALAAAAAGAVAVVKPAQTGVTADEAGDLQDVERLTGLTDLHEGIRLLDPLAPTTAGRRQGVPLPSVDTHAKALDDLAAERDLVIVEGAGGLLVGLDEDGHDLADLAARLSTPCSFVVVTRSGLGTLNHTGLTVEALRVRGLPITGLVIGSWPVEPDLAERCNAEDLPATTGVPLVGRVPAGAGQLDRESFRAAAPTWFTVPNLAQ; this is encoded by the coding sequence GTGAGCCGGGTGCTGTTCGTGACTGGGACCGACACCGGTGTCGGGAAGACTGTGGTCACCGCTGCGCTGGCAGCAGCTGCAGCAGGCGCCGTCGCGGTCGTGAAGCCCGCTCAGACGGGCGTCACCGCGGACGAGGCGGGCGATCTGCAGGATGTCGAGCGGCTGACCGGGCTGACTGATCTGCATGAAGGAATCCGGCTGCTCGACCCGCTGGCTCCCACCACAGCCGGTCGCCGCCAAGGCGTCCCGCTGCCGTCTGTCGACACCCATGCGAAGGCGCTCGACGACCTGGCGGCCGAGCGTGACCTGGTGATCGTCGAGGGCGCCGGTGGCCTGCTGGTCGGCCTGGACGAGGACGGGCACGACTTGGCGGATCTCGCCGCCCGGCTGAGCACGCCGTGCTCGTTCGTCGTGGTCACCCGGTCCGGGCTCGGCACGCTGAACCACACTGGCCTGACCGTCGAGGCGTTGCGCGTACGCGGCCTGCCGATCACCGGCCTGGTAATCGGCTCCTGGCCTGTCGAACCGGATCTGGCCGAGCGGTGCAACGCTGAAGACCTCCCGGCCACCACTGGCGTACCGCTGGTCGGCCGGGTGCCGGCCGGTGCCGGTCAGCTGGACCGCGAGTCGTTCCGCGCGGCTGCTCCAACCTGGTTCACCGTGCCCAACCTGGCCCAGTGA
- the map gene encoding type I methionyl aminopeptidase, translated as MVDLKTPTEIEAMRAAGKVVAAALTAVRTAAAVGVSLCELDEVARDVLRSAGAVSLFEGYQPGFAPAPFSGVICTSVNDAVLHGLPTGTRLADGDLLNVDCGASLDGWCADSATSFVVGTPRPEDLDLIATTERALAAGIAAAVAGARLGDIGAAIGEIGDQAAVGTNLDFGGHGIGRRMHEEPHIPNGGRPGRGLKLRPGHVFAIEPWFWHGTGSVYVIDDDGWTLRSADHTRGAHAEHTVAVTEDGPQILTLR; from the coding sequence ATGGTCGACTTGAAGACACCGACGGAGATCGAGGCGATGCGCGCCGCCGGCAAGGTGGTCGCCGCGGCCCTCACGGCGGTCCGGACGGCGGCCGCCGTCGGCGTCTCGCTGTGCGAGCTCGACGAGGTCGCACGGGACGTCCTGCGGTCGGCGGGCGCGGTCTCGCTGTTCGAGGGCTACCAGCCCGGGTTCGCGCCGGCGCCGTTCAGCGGTGTCATCTGCACGTCGGTCAACGACGCCGTGCTGCACGGCTTGCCCACCGGGACCCGGCTCGCCGACGGCGATCTGCTGAACGTCGACTGCGGCGCTTCGCTCGACGGCTGGTGCGCCGACTCCGCGACCAGCTTCGTCGTGGGTACGCCGCGCCCGGAGGACCTCGACCTGATCGCCACCACCGAACGCGCCCTGGCGGCCGGCATCGCCGCGGCCGTTGCCGGCGCCCGGCTGGGCGACATCGGCGCCGCGATCGGCGAGATCGGTGACCAGGCCGCCGTCGGCACCAACCTGGACTTCGGTGGCCACGGCATCGGCCGCCGCATGCACGAGGAACCTCACATCCCGAACGGCGGCCGCCCTGGTCGCGGCCTCAAGCTGCGCCCGGGCCATGTGTTCGCCATCGAGCCCTGGTTCTGGCACGGCACCGGCAGCGTCTACGTGATCGACGACGACGGCTGGACCCTGCGTTCGGCCGACCACACGCGCGGCGCCCATGCCGAGCACACCGTCGCCGTCACCGAGGACGGCCCGCAGATCCTCACCCTTCGCTGA
- a CDS encoding NAD(P)H-binding protein gives MAILVTGATGSVGRLVVDELVAAGVRDVRALTNNPAKAALPDGVEVARGYLGKPATLPAALDGIDTVYLAPLPASVDEFVTAAQKAGVRRVVVLSGEPAEYEAQGDPAGWHYYKVERAIEQGGFDFVHLRPGQFMNNTLDWAPSIKAEGVVRGPYAGAVQTPIDLGDIASVASVVLQDESYTGRKLTMSGPEALTQPEEVELIAAAIGRDLRFEELTPEQAVARWAPSMGEETAEWLVDGFRMMAEYRMTPEPTVHEVTGRPAKTYREWAIENADAFRG, from the coding sequence ATGGCGATTCTGGTGACAGGTGCGACGGGCAGTGTGGGCCGCCTGGTCGTGGACGAACTGGTGGCGGCCGGGGTGCGGGACGTCCGTGCGCTGACGAACAACCCGGCGAAGGCGGCGCTGCCGGACGGGGTCGAGGTGGCCCGGGGCTATCTCGGCAAGCCCGCCACGCTGCCGGCGGCGCTCGACGGGATCGACACGGTGTACCTGGCGCCGCTTCCGGCGTCCGTGGACGAGTTCGTCACCGCCGCGCAAAAGGCCGGGGTCCGGCGGGTCGTGGTGCTGTCGGGAGAGCCCGCGGAGTACGAGGCGCAAGGGGATCCGGCCGGCTGGCACTACTACAAGGTCGAGCGCGCGATCGAGCAGGGCGGCTTCGACTTCGTCCACCTCCGGCCGGGGCAGTTCATGAACAACACGCTCGACTGGGCGCCGTCGATCAAGGCCGAAGGCGTGGTCCGCGGCCCGTACGCCGGGGCGGTGCAGACGCCGATCGACCTCGGCGACATCGCGTCGGTGGCGAGCGTCGTGCTGCAGGACGAGAGCTACACCGGGCGGAAGCTGACGATGAGCGGTCCGGAGGCGCTGACCCAGCCGGAAGAGGTGGAGCTGATCGCGGCGGCGATCGGGCGGGACTTGCGGTTCGAGGAGCTCACGCCGGAGCAGGCCGTGGCGCGGTGGGCGCCGTCCATGGGGGAGGAGACGGCCGAGTGGCTGGTCGACGGGTTCCGGATGATGGCGGAGTACCGGATGACGCCGGAGCCGACGGTGCACGAGGTGACGGGGCGGCCGGCCAAGACCTACCGGGAGTGGGCGATCGAGAACGCCGACGCCTTTCGCGGCTAG
- a CDS encoding TetR/AcrR family transcriptional regulator, whose amino-acid sequence MTVQHSGGGHPDRTLALLWRNQHRPGQAAEQSNQPARGRKPTLQLDAVVDTAIALADERGLTAASMGNVAKALGVGTMTLYTYVPSKEELLDLMVDQVLLERRLPGPGDERPAGWRAQVELYSDETRAMFHRHPWLAGISMVRPPVGPGMLAGREYLLSTMFALGLPPDRANVAALAITTYVDSAAGGEAASEALERSTGQTHDAWWQERYDLWEIYFDVERYPTMTAVWNAEADGRAYGGGTREVTAEAYRFGLTRLLDGIAAGA is encoded by the coding sequence ATGACGGTGCAGCACAGCGGTGGCGGTCACCCCGACCGCACGCTCGCGCTGCTCTGGCGCAACCAGCACCGCCCCGGCCAAGCAGCCGAGCAGAGCAACCAGCCGGCCCGGGGCCGCAAACCGACGTTGCAGCTGGACGCCGTCGTCGACACCGCGATCGCCTTGGCCGACGAACGCGGCCTGACCGCCGCATCGATGGGCAACGTCGCGAAGGCGCTCGGCGTCGGCACGATGACCCTGTACACCTACGTACCGTCCAAGGAAGAGCTGCTCGACCTGATGGTCGACCAGGTGCTGCTGGAGCGCCGGTTGCCCGGTCCCGGCGACGAGCGGCCGGCTGGCTGGCGGGCTCAGGTCGAGCTGTACTCCGACGAGACGCGCGCGATGTTCCATCGGCACCCGTGGCTGGCCGGGATCTCGATGGTCCGGCCGCCGGTCGGTCCGGGCATGCTGGCGGGCCGCGAGTACCTGCTGTCGACGATGTTCGCGCTCGGCCTGCCCCCGGACCGAGCCAACGTCGCCGCGCTCGCGATCACGACGTACGTCGACTCGGCGGCGGGCGGCGAGGCCGCGAGCGAGGCGCTGGAGCGCAGCACCGGCCAGACCCACGACGCCTGGTGGCAGGAGCGGTACGACCTCTGGGAGATCTACTTCGACGTCGAGCGCTACCCGACGATGACGGCGGTCTGGAACGCCGAGGCGGACGGCCGGGCCTACGGCGGCGGCACGCGTGAGGTCACCGCCGAGGCGTACCGCTTCGGTCTCACCCGGCTGCTCGACGGGATCGCCGCCGGCGCGTAG
- a CDS encoding Rv2578c family radical SAM protein codes for MRWAGQQLDAEAPGALPGLGSIAGLVRTVTTPEFQGITFHEVLARSALNSVPGSGMPFNWTVNPYRGCTHACRYCFARPTHRYLELDQGLDFDQQIVVKTNVAEVLRRELARPSWRGEQVALGTNTDPYQRAEGRYRLMPGIIEALASSGTPLSILTKGTLLRRDLELLQAAAEQVPVGIGVSLALADEELRRIVEPGVPSARGRLDLVRAVREAGLPCGVMVAPVLPWLTDSAEQLDHLFGELAAAGATGVTTLVLHLRPGVKDWFMSWLAQERPDLVKRYEALYAHGPNAAPSFRNAFEAKVRPLLTKHGFGGSRHRGSPSRRSVGNSGIRSSQGIVEAAGESSSGWGEPITRDTEPAEASITRFQGPARRSDPHPLRSGGSRRPRAAPVPPVAPDFDQQPLF; via the coding sequence ATGAGATGGGCGGGCCAGCAACTCGACGCGGAGGCCCCGGGCGCGTTGCCGGGGCTGGGGTCCATCGCGGGCCTGGTGCGGACCGTGACGACGCCGGAGTTCCAGGGCATCACCTTCCACGAGGTGCTCGCCCGGTCGGCGCTGAACTCGGTGCCCGGCTCCGGGATGCCGTTCAACTGGACGGTCAACCCGTACCGCGGCTGCACCCACGCCTGCCGGTACTGCTTCGCCCGGCCGACCCATCGCTACCTCGAGCTGGACCAGGGGCTCGACTTCGACCAGCAGATCGTGGTGAAGACCAACGTCGCCGAGGTGCTGCGACGGGAGCTGGCCCGGCCCTCCTGGCGCGGGGAGCAGGTTGCCCTGGGCACCAATACCGATCCGTACCAGCGGGCCGAGGGCCGGTACCGGTTGATGCCGGGCATCATCGAGGCGCTGGCGTCGTCCGGCACGCCGCTGTCGATCCTGACCAAGGGCACCTTGCTCCGCCGCGACCTGGAGCTGCTGCAGGCCGCGGCCGAGCAGGTGCCGGTGGGAATCGGGGTGTCGCTCGCGCTGGCCGACGAGGAGCTGCGTCGCATCGTCGAGCCCGGCGTACCGTCGGCGCGTGGGCGGCTGGATCTCGTGCGTGCGGTCCGGGAGGCGGGTCTGCCCTGTGGCGTGATGGTTGCGCCGGTGCTGCCGTGGCTGACCGACTCGGCCGAGCAGCTGGACCATCTCTTCGGCGAGCTGGCAGCCGCCGGCGCGACCGGGGTGACGACGCTGGTGCTGCATCTGCGGCCCGGGGTGAAGGACTGGTTCATGAGCTGGCTGGCTCAGGAGCGTCCCGACCTGGTGAAGCGCTACGAGGCGCTCTACGCGCACGGCCCGAACGCCGCGCCGAGCTTTCGCAACGCCTTCGAAGCCAAGGTGCGCCCGTTGCTCACCAAGCACGGCTTCGGCGGTTCCCGTCACCGCGGCAGCCCGTCGCGCCGTTCGGTCGGCAACTCGGGCATCCGCAGCAGCCAAGGCATCGTCGAAGCGGCCGGCGAATCGTCGTCCGGCTGGGGCGAACCGATCACCCGGGACACCGAGCCGGCCGAGGCCTCGATCACCCGCTTCCAGGGCCCGGCCCGTCGCAGCGACCCGCATCCCTTGCGGTCCGGCGGAAGCCGCCGCCCCCGAGCCGCTCCGGTCCCACCGGTCGCGCCTGACTTCGACCAGCAACCGCTGTTCTGA
- the cpt gene encoding chloramphenicol phosphotransferase CPT — protein sequence MTDGGSVGTQVIVLNGGSSSGKTGIVRCLKAVLPQPWLGFGVDDLVDAMPPALVDGGSGIGFGEQGEVVVGEQWRALEAAWLTGIAAMVRAGARVILDDVFLGGAASQERVRIQLEGLEVLWVGVRCAPDIAAGREIARGDRTRGMAASQATIVHEGVVYDVEVDTGTTESLDCAHAIAAHVVT from the coding sequence ATGACGGATGGCGGGTCGGTGGGGACCCAGGTGATCGTGCTCAACGGTGGGTCGAGCTCGGGCAAGACCGGGATCGTCCGGTGCTTGAAGGCGGTGCTGCCGCAGCCGTGGCTCGGGTTCGGGGTGGACGACCTGGTCGACGCGATGCCGCCCGCGCTGGTGGACGGCGGCTCGGGCATCGGGTTCGGGGAGCAGGGCGAGGTGGTGGTCGGCGAGCAGTGGCGCGCGCTGGAGGCCGCCTGGCTGACCGGGATCGCCGCGATGGTTCGCGCCGGCGCACGCGTCATCCTCGACGACGTCTTCCTCGGCGGCGCGGCCTCCCAGGAACGCGTCCGCATCCAACTGGAGGGACTCGAGGTCCTCTGGGTGGGCGTGCGCTGTGCCCCCGACATCGCTGCCGGCCGCGAGATCGCCCGCGGCGACCGTACCCGCGGCATGGCCGCCTCGCAGGCGACGATCGTTCACGAAGGCGTGGTGTACGACGTCGAGGTCGACACCGGCACCACCGAGTCCCTCGACTGCGCCCACGCCATCGCCGCGCACGTCGTCACCTAG